The Theileria orientalis strain Shintoku DNA, chromosome 3, complete genome genome window below encodes:
- a CDS encoding uncharacterized protein (cullin family protein) has product MEIIKGKPIRIVKSSIDNEDNVDIDKYIPEELEYLKCFITSVLSGHDSSRFCRLKIQQFLEECVSYGKSHFLIKEIDQLLEELINQMLKKINDEPFENDPKNELNTISLEFVDEELKSSPHYYALTKFEICWCNVRLALSDLTKICNPLESSLFKSSSGYTILDKAISHFLRDSVERKKLYEDIETGLLALVYRYRSGNKVNFCQLYNVVEMFSCIELFEQFENKLLEETSRYYSNLSSEHLKKSSFSECYRKFNETIESEKKACLYYLTDESANKVIEVVKKELLFNNCENLVNPENLKLLLKNNDTDSILLVNSLYVNTKFNQLLFDNIFTSSKDICNEIVSLYLNRKNYDECHSFAEDLNNYQKKLDTLLKPIMKSSEYIVRLNNFWTTILNKDDNTIEYVTLSLAKHADELFIEYSKEAIESKLKFVLHIFQYLSNKSYFEQCYRNMLSMRLLYHKQLSEVHYETVGMLKQECGVNYSCKLRDVIDFYERSASLLVDFKDALNDLNFSVILISQDSWIYKKINITKSPESYESFENAEVLEGKAEEPDLTNNKLGGDENLNLLLFLQNRFGNYYLNKFKKRSIEYYPQLGSAELEFTFKGKTYDLQLSIFQAYCLLLFNNYKYVNLKHIEDVVNSDYNEALLRNHLALLNSLPTPLIKFYSESIDFNTCNKNDYFELNSDFHHSDTSIDFRPNKQDLFRLDMNYVTTGRTFEDLLPYIESTIVRYLKQTLEASSVTVFKLFSKNPNFTLTRDQFNKVIDSLVSREFIQFNKTNKEFLQYIA; this is encoded by the exons atggaGATTATAAAGGGTAAACCTATAAGAATTGTTAAATCTTCTATTGATAATG AGGATAATGTTGACattgataaatacattCCTGAAGAACTTGAATACCttaaatgttttataacTTCGGTTTTATCGGGACATGATTCCTCTAGATTCTGCAGATTAAAGATACAACAG TTTTTAGAAGAATGCGTTTCTTATGGGAaatcacattttttaataaaggAAATAGATCAGCTGCTTGAGGAGTTGATCAACCAGATGCTCAA AAAAATCAATGACGAACCTTTTGAAAACGATCCTAAAAATGAGTTGAATACAATTTCTCTAGAATTTGTTGACGAGGAATTGAAATCGAGTCCACATTATTATGCCTTGACAAAGTTTGAGATATGTTGGTGTAACGTTCGTCTCGCACTG AGCGATTTGACTAAAATCTGCAATCCTCTTGAGTCTAGCCTGTTTAAATCGAGCTCCGGATACACAATATT AGATAAAGCAATATCGCACTTTTTAAGAGATTCAGTTGAGAGAAAGAAGCTTTACGAAGATATAGAAACAGGATTGTTGGCTCTGGTATACAGATATAGATCAGGCAATAAAGTAAACTTTTGTCAACTCTATAACGTTGTTGAGATGTTCAGTTGCATAGAG TTGTTTGAGCagtttgaaaataaactgCTTGAGGAAACGTCAAGATATTATAGCAATTTGTCATCTgagcacctgaagaagtcGTCATTCTCAGAATGTTATCGTAAATTCAATGAGACAATAGAGTCTGAG AAAAAAGCATGCCTTTACTATCTGACAGATGAATCGGCGAATAAGGTGATTGAAGTGGTTAAAAAGGAGCTTTTGTTTAACAACTGCGAAAACCTGGTGAACCCTGAAAATCTTAAGCTACTTTTGAAGAATAATGATACGGACTCGATACTGTTGGTTAATTCACTGTATGTTAACACTAAATTTAACCAACTCCTGTTTGATAACATCTTCACTTCATCAAAG GATATTTGTAATGAGATAGTGTCTTTGTATTTGAACAGAAAGAACTACGACGAGTGCCACTCATTTGCGGAAGATTTGAACAACTATCAGAAAAAATTGGACACTTTGTTAAAGCCAATAATGAAATCTAGTGAATATATAGTCAGATTAAAT AATTTTTGGACGACGATTTTGAACAAAGATGATAACACAATAGAATATGTAACGTTATCGTTAG CAAAGCACGCCGATGAACTTTTCATTGAGTATTCTAAAGAAGCCATTGAAAGTAAACTTAAGTTTGTACTCCATATATTTCAATATCTATCGAACAAGTCGTATTTTGAG CAATGTTATCGAAATATGCTGTCGATGAGACTGTTGTACCACAAGCAGTTGAGTGAAGTACACTACGAGACCGTTGGAATGTTGAAGCAGG AATGCGGCGTTAATTACTCGTGTAAATTGAGAGACGTGATTGATTTTTACGAAAGATCAGCAAGCTTATTGGTGGATTTCAAGGA TGCACtgaatgatttaaatttctCAGTTATATTGATATCGCAGGACTCGTGGATTTATAAGAAGATCAATATCACTAAATCTCCAGAGTCGTATGAATCATTCGAGAACGCAGAGGTGCTCGAAGGGAAGGCGGAAGAGCCTGATTTGACGAATAATAAACTTGGTGGCGATGAAAACCTGAACCTATTGCTCTTTTTGCAAAACCGCTTTGGAAATTACTACCTTAACAAGTTCAAGAAGAGGAGCATTGAGTACTACCCGCAGCTGGGATCAGCGGAACTGGAGTTCACCTTCAAG GGGAAGACCTACGACCTACAATTATCGATATTTCAA GCCTACTGCTTACTGttgtttaataattacaaatatgttaatttgAAACACATAGAAGATGTTGTTAATTCAG ACTACAACGAAGCATTGTTGCGGAATCACTTGGCCTTGTTGAATAGTCTACCAACGCCTTTGATTAAGTTTTACTCCGAGTCGATTGACTTCAATACCTGC aataaaaatgactATTTTGAGCTTAATTCGGATTTTCATCACAGTGACACCAGTATTGACTTTAGACCAAACAAGCAGGACTTGTTTAGGCTG GACATGAACTACGTGACCACGGGTCGCACGTTTGAGGACCTGCTTCCTTATATTGAGTCAACCATCGTCAGGTACCTCAAGCAGACCCTTGAGGCCTCAAGTGTTACTGTGTTTAAGCTGTTCAGCAAAAACCCAAACTTTACTCTCACCAGGGACCAGTTCAACAAGGTGATCGACTCCCTGGTATCCAGAGAGTTCATACAGTTCAACAAAACCAACAAGGAGTTCCTCCAATACATAGCTTGA
- a CDS encoding uncharacterized protein (zinc finger, RanBP2-type domain containing protein) codes for MAHKSHSRSIESRERTRHKKHVHKDSHKKHKSSHRSNRRTKSRSRSSDISYRRESKHNHSSHSKKHTLSESHDSNSNHFDLHTSIESDTLKHEFEVSNFSKAYGLDLSGFVGLSSQILNVTSSSEENKLTRLERKKIRDHELRHHQERFWKCKKCDFMNYLSNYECKRCKGLRGSCAR; via the coding sequence aTGGCCCATAAATCACATTCTAGATCAATAGAAAGTAGAGAAAGGACTAGACACAAAAAACACGTACATAAAGATTCACacaaaaaacataaatcaTCTCATAGAAGCAACCGAAGGACCAAATCTCGATCCAGATCATCCGACATCAGTTATCGCAGAGAATCAAAACACAATCACAGTTCACACagtaaaaaacacacactTTCAGAATCCCATGATTCTAATTCAAACCATTTTGATTTACACACCAGTATAGAATCCGACACTCTTAAACACGAATTTGAAGTATCAAATTTTTCGAAGGCTTACGGACTGGATCTATCAGGATTCGTCGGACTCTCTTCGCAGATTTTAAATGTCACGTCTTCTTCCGAAGAGAATAAATTGACCAGACTTGAACGCAAGAAGATACGAGATCACGAACTTAGGCATCACCAAGAGAGGTTTTGGAAGTGCAAAAAGTGCGATTTTATGAActatttatcaaattacGAATGCAAACGTTGTAAAGGCCTGAGAGGATCTTGCGCCCgttga
- a CDS encoding synaptic glycoprotein sc2: MDLFLKSYKGEFLDRVTIPEEATGDDLKALFYEKHRFYPERQRWNLNSATGPRLTSEKLKDQGLKDGNSLYFRDLGVQISWRLVFFLEYLGPLIILPLFYFFPSFFYKTVPKSRYCSQRFGFFMLMFHFVKREFETFFIHKFSRNTMPIKNLFTNCFHYWILCAVSIGFYLFHPQYRPVLFFTKGSEKIVLFVLYFVFQFLTFMTHLTLRRLRPKGTTGRGIPMNWGFQYVSCANYLWELMVWVVVALFVNTATAYLFALAVFLILANWAKKKHAKYLRDFPNYDRNRKALIPFLL, from the exons ATGGATTTGTTTCTAAAGTCATATAAAGGCGAATTTTTAGACCGAGTCACAATCCCGGAAGAAGCAACGGGAGATGACCTGAAAGCATTATTTTACGAAAAAC ATCGGTTCTACCCAGAGCGCCAAAGGTGGAATCTTAATTCAG CCACTGGGCCACGTCTAACAAGTGAGAAGCTCAAGGACCAGGGCCTGAAGGACGGAAACTCGTTGTATTTTAGAGATTTGG GAGTCCAGATATCATGGAGACTGGTCTTTTTCCTCGAGTACCTGGGACCTCTGATTATCTTGCCTctcttttactttttccCCTCGTTCTTCTATAAAACTGTGCCGAAATCTCGATACTGCTCGCAGAG ATTTGGCTTCTTCATGCTGATGTTCCACTTTGTGAAGAGGGAATTTGAGACGTTTTTCATCCATAAGTTCTCGAGAAACACGATGCCGATCAAGAACCTGTTCACTAACTGCTTCCACTACTG GATTCTGTGCGCAGTCTCAATCGGATTCTACCTGTTCCACCCGCAGTACAGGCCTGTTCTGTTCTTCACGAAAGGTTCTGAAAAGATAGTCCTGTTCGTTCTGTATTTCGTATTCCAGTTCCTCACCTTCATGACTCACCTGACACTCAGAAGACTGCGTCCCAAAG GCACAACGGGGAGGGGCATTCCCATGAATTGGGGATTCCAGTACGTGTCGTGTGCGAACTACCTGTGGGAGTTGATGGTCTGGGTGGTAGTTGCGCTCTTTGTGAACACGGCCACCGCGTACCTGTTCGCGCTGGCAGTGTTCCTCATCCTCGCAAACTGGGCGAAGAAAAAGCACGCCAAGTACCTTAGGGACTTCCCGAATTATGACAGAAACAGAAAGGCGCTGATACCGTTTCTGCTTTAA
- a CDS encoding uncharacterized protein (Alba, DNA/RNA-binding protein family protein), with protein MSDNLDQSPANAKPIGEGEIRVTTLGRVSNYVTYAKKLLSNGVPVITIRGTGRAMSNVVETAEILRHSINGLHQVTTVDTQDRLADPKTKNGKDSKFSVCFLTIALTLDPSKIDTKSIGYQSPLTQEMLDEVDVDQLLHPRRGPRRGGNRGGPRKQ; from the exons ATGTCAGATAACTTAGACCAATCACCTGCTAACGCTAAACCGATTGGAGAGGGTGAAATCAGAGTGACCACCCTAGGCAGAGTTTCAAACTACGTTACCTACGCTAAAAAGTTACTCTCCAACGGCGTCCCTGTGATTACAATTAGGGGAACAGGGAGGGCAATGAGCAACGTAGTCGAAACGGCAGAAATACTCAGGCACAGTATAAACGGTCTACATCAGGTTACGACAGTTGACACCCAAGATAGACT GGCTGACCCAAAGACGAAAAATGGTAAGGACTCAAAGTTCAGTGTTTGTTTCCTCACTATTGCGCTGACTCTTGATCCTTCCAAGATTGATACGAAATCTATTGGGTATCAATCTCCACTTACTCAGGAAATGCTTGACGAGGTGGACGTGGATCAATTGTTACACCCAAGGCGTGGTCCAA GGAGGGGTGGTAACAGAGGAGGCCCTAGGAAGCAGTAG
- a CDS encoding regulator of nonsense transcripts-related protein, protein MTQHFFTRCNNLKLIHQLLKHTESSVYKINFISRKMSSLNIHNYRQKSQNYRLDSIYTDKHRNITPISNKRKLYTGFSNSSEVINCDSIINLREDYIINNVSTNDKLIAMSKSFGKNPEFNYMIYNDDNVLNCLTIKQKIMGFKVDWNIQTIETLAHCKYKLKLNDGKKLSGETTAISKKLAKKEAARIILSKLPTPSFEEMEENSKWIVSGHKSIINAIEEVIDRSFTARGHSCTIEWKIGDLSFFGSGEGKTFKEAEMYANQDLYVKTYDLKKSPPDSSEPLSKKRKMDVVVFEEELSKSDASQMNTMRNSLSSKMKVNQHEQVTACPGGFQCTLTWTWKDGEGNINKKVVCKKGSSKSLARASASKAMLVEVGAIQDVTSEESKKANEIRNKINHNLTKAVEMGCELLESSNCSVWRLFISQLWSEMIKKRDYVSAQRVVNKIASVQEKGTNFMPTDIWEAMLYDIIFVMDDEFARGAFQYVRSIKLDKYNFYSEKARDYYQNNRRGVMIFCDMCLSMCKLKFSDRNDNFSILLCMEAQSCIFNEILLRKEMERLYQNQMLVMSVSRMVLPLVTLKAQITPEYLKNNGTKEDDVVMLLPLNRYNQITKKSWDMGFLCSVTKHKTEGLNLSLGLKYVADLNIKKSDTGQSINNEHLLLSKSSGDYEKSNDCEGGREEFESEDVFSCTLFGVFHIQSMVPHIRMMEALLSLTHTVYPINSNASKYLFTDEMKEILMHSKDMNAKAPTNKMLPTTMSLTPSQHMACLSAITNPLTLIQGPPGTGKTHVACAIIDSWNKMYPDVRILAVADTNVAADNLIEGLSKRGITALRIGASSEWDLQEEAIKGLYRYNNYLQMRMAGMHKEANTLRVLLFTEAIKKHKIVIATCVGSGNEILSSHTFPFVIVDECAQSIEASNMIPIGRGCRSLVLIGDHKQLRPTIISMQASTLGLNKSLLERLIEDKVAPVHLLDIQRRMHPSIAEFPNMHFYDGQIRNQDVNDTNRPPILGFKWPVCGNNLVFVDVSTGSPNTQFETSHGTSKFNTMELTCVLALVNSFLKAGDVKENQIGILTPYDAQRGMIRKNVNYMKDYKTHLIEIDSVDGFQGKEKDLIIFSAVRSNVSKDIGFLRDPRRMNVMLTRAKRGLIILGDERPSKLAAFCKLDILKVRMREVMQLNVHVSQLNNYMLYPDENLPKSHEDITKLDARLLKSDSTGKRKNPFEI, encoded by the exons atgactcaacatttttttactaGGTGTAACAACTTGAAACTTATACACCAACTTCTCAAACATACAGAATCCTcagtgtataaaattaattttatttcgAGAAAGATGAGtagtttaaatatacataattatCGTCAAAAATCACAAAACTACCGATTAGATTCGATCTACACTGATAAACATAGAAATATTACTCCTATTTCTAACAAGAGGAAATTATATACCGGTTTTTCTAATTCTTCCGAAGTTATTAATTGTGATTccattataaatttaagagAAGAttacattattaataacGTTTCAACTAATGATAAGCTAATAGCTATGTCAAAATCGTTCGGCAAAAACCCGGAATTTAACTATATGATATACAACGACGATAACGTGCTTAATTGCCTAACGATAAAGCAAAAAATCATGGGTTTTAAAGTTGACTGGAATATACAAACAATTGAAACACTCGCACACTGTAAATACAAACTGAAGTTGAACGATGGAAAA AAACTATCTGGAGAGACAACGGCTATAAGTAAGAAGTTGGCGAAAAAAGAAGCCGCAAGAATAATATTGTCAAAGTTGCCAACACCTTCATTTGAG GAAATGGAGGAAAATAGTAAGTGGATTGTATCAGGGCACAAGAGTATAATAAACGCTATTGAAGAAGTAATCGATAGGAGTTTTACAG CGCGAGGTCATTCGTGCACGATTGAATGGAAAATTGGcgatttatcattttttggATCGGGAGAAGGGAAAACATTTAAGGAGGCAGAAATGTACGCAAATCAGGACTTGTACGTAAAAACATACGAT tTGAAAAAAAGTCCACCTGATTCCTCGGAGCCATTAAgtaagaagaggaagatggaTGTAGTAGTTTTCGAAGAAGAACTGTCAAAATCAGACGCAAGTCAAATGAATACCATGAGAAACTCACTGTCATCGAAAATGAAAGTAAAT CAACATGAACAAGTGACAGCATGCCCAGGAGGATTTCAATGTACACTAACATGGACGTGGAAAGACGGAGAAGGAAACATAAATAAG AAAGTAGTGTGTAAGAAGGGGTCGAGTAAATCATTGGCAAGAGCAAGCGCAAGTAAAGCAATGCTAGTAGAAGTGGGAGCAATACAAGACGTGACGTCAgaagaaagtaaaaaggCAAATGAAATAAGGAACAAAATCAACCAT AATTTGACAAAAGCAGTTGAAATGGGCTGTGAATTGTTGGAGAGCTCAAACTGTAGCGTATGGAGACTGTTTATAAGTCAATTGTGGAGTGAAATGATAAAGAAGAGAGATTACGTGTCGGCACAAAGGGTCGTAAATAAGATAGCGTCAGTACAAGAAAAGG GAACTAATTTTATGCCTACTGACATATGGGAAGCCATGCTTTACGACATAATCTTCGTAATGGATGATGAGTTTGCAAGAGGAGCATTCCAGTACGTAAGGTCAATAAAGCTGGACAAATACAACTTCTACTCGGAAAAGGCAAGAGATTACTACCAAAACAACAG AAGAGGAGTAATGATATTTTGTGATATGTGTTTGAGTATGTGtaaacttaaatttagtGACCGTAATGATAATTTTAGCATTTTGTTGTGTATGGAAGCACAGtcgtgtatatttaacGAGATTCTGTTGAGAAAGGAAATGGAACGTCTGTATCAAAATCAGATGTTGGTGATGAGTGTGTCGAGGATGGTGTTGCCACTAGTAACGTTGAAAGCACAGATAACGCCGGAATATCTCAAAAACAATGGAACGAAGGAAGACGATGTTGTCATGTTGCTTCCACTTAATAGGTATAATCAGATTACGAAAAAATCATGG GATATGGGATTCCTGTGTAGCGTAACAAAACATAAGACGGAAGGACTTAATCTGAGCTTGGGATTGAAGTATGTAGCAGACCTTAACATAAAGAAGAGTGACACGGGTCAGTCGATAAACAATGAGCACCTGTTGCTGAGTAAATCAAGTGGAGACTACGAAAAGAGCAATGATTGTGAAGGAGGCAGAGAGGAGTTTGAAAGCGAAGACGTGTTTAGCTGTACATTGTTCGGAGTATTCCATATACAGTCAATGGTACCGCACATAAGAATGATGGAAGCACTTTTGTCGCTAACGCACACAGTATATCCAATCAAT TCAAACGCgagtaaatatttattcacgGATGAAATGAAAGAAATATTGATGCACTCGAAGGATATGAATGCAAAGGCTCCAACAAACAAGATG TTGCCAACAACAATGTCATTGACGCCGTCTCAGCACATGGCATGTTTATCCGCAATAACGAACCCATTGACGCTGATACAAGGACCACCGGGAACAGGAAAAACACACGTAGCATGTGCAATAATAGACAGTTGGAATAAAATGTACCCAGACGTAAGAATATTGGCAGTTGCAGACACAAACGTGGCAG CCGATAATTTAATCGAAGGATTGTCAAAGAGAGGAATAACAGCTCTAAGAATAGGAGCAAGTTCAGAATGGGATTTGCAAGAAGAAGCGATTAAAG GACTGTATCGGTACAATAACTACCTTCAAATGAGAATGGCAGGAATGCACAAAGAAGCAAACACTCTACGGGTTTTGCTATTCACAGAAGCAATAAAGAAGCATAAGATAGTTATAGCGACATGCGTTGGCTCAGGAAATGAGATTTTGTCATCACACACATTTCCTTTTGTCATCGTCGACGAGTGTGCACAGTCGATAG aGGCGTCAAATATGATACCGATTGGAAGAGGATGTAGATCACTGGTGTTGATAGGAGATCATAAGCAGTTGAGGCcaacaataatatcaaTGCAAGCATCAACGTTGGG ATTGAATAAATCATTGCTCGAAAGACTAATTGAAGATAAAGTGGCACCAGTACACCTGTTGGATATACAAAGGAGGATGCATCCATCAATAGCAGAGTTTCCAAACATGCACTTTTACGATGGCCAAATAAGAAACCAAG ACGTAAACGATACGAATAGGCCACCAATTCTAGGATTTAAGTGGCCAGTGTGTGGAAACAATTTGGTGTTCGTGGACGTAAGCACCGGTTCTCCAAACACGCAATTTGAAACGTCACATGGAACGTCGAAGTTCAATACAAT gGAATTGACATGTGTTTTGGCACTGGTGAATTCATTTTTGAAAGCAGGAGACGTAAAGGAGAATCAG ATTGGAATACTGACGCCATACGACGCACAGAGAGGAATGATAAGGAAAAATGTTAACTACATGAAG GATTATAAAACACACCTGATTGAGATAGACAGCGTGGACGGCTTCCAAGGAAAAGAAAAGGACCTGATAATATTCAGCGCAGTGAGGTCAAACGTATCGAAGGATATCGGATTCCTGCGAGACCCAAGAAGAATGAACGTGATGCTAACGAGAGCAAAGAGAGGCCTGATTATTCTGGGAGAC GAACGACCCAGTAAATTGGCGGCCTTTTGTAAACTGGATATACTCAAAGTGAGAATGAGAGAAGTGAT GCAGCTGAACGTACATGTGTCGCAGCTGAACAACTATATGCTGTACCCTGATGAAAATTTACCAAAATCGCATGAAGACATTACGAAGTTGGACGCTAGACTGTTGAAAAGTGATTCCACGGGAAAAAGGAAGAATCcatttgaaatttaa